A stretch of the Drosophila sulfurigaster albostrigata strain 15112-1811.04 chromosome 2L, ASM2355843v2, whole genome shotgun sequence genome encodes the following:
- the LOC133848409 gene encoding microfibril-associated glycoprotein 4-like, translating to MVLKIITIIFVLNLFSSIAKSVQNTQFNETKEIIELNEKFEILRLENASLWNRIDELTKKLHQSDDGTLYARCAEATTDQKTEINKINGFIELKAKFKIGDYKIVIDEHEKERKVLDGGRLYPRNCAEATAAFKHSGIFELKIPTYGKLPFKVACDVETRGGNWTIILRRMDGTVNFTRNWIEYKKGFGDVSGEFFLGLDNIHAMTTDQRQELMVIVEDFKGDVRYELYSEFAIGSELDAYNLHTLGEATGTAGDSLRQHHNHKFSTFDRDNDDDSRNCAQLFTGAWWHVGCHHSQLTGTYNNTRGGMGVNWIHFRGHVYSLKRALMMIRPKE from the exons atggtgcttaaaataattaccataattttcgttttgaatttattcagTTCGATAGcaaaaagtgttcaaaatACGCAGTTCAATGAGACTAAGGAAATTATAGAACTGAACGAAAAGTTTGAGATATTAAG ATTGGAGAATGCAAGTTTGTGGAATAGGATTGATGAACTCACTAAAAAACTTCATCAATCCGATGATGGAACATTATACGCACGCTGTGCTGAAGCAACTACTGATCAAAAAACAGAgatcaataaaattaatggaTTTATTGAACTAAAGGCAAAATTTAAG ATTGGAGATTACAAAATAGTGATAGATGAGCacgaaaaagagagaaaggtGCTTGATGGTGGAAGATTATATCCACGCAACTGTGCTGAGGCAACTGCTGCCTTTAAACACAGCGGAATCTTTGAGTTAAAGATCCCAACCTATGGCAAACTTCCCTTTAAAGTAGCCTGCGATGTGGAGACTAGAGGCGGGAATTGGACGATCATTTTACGGCGAATGGATGGAACTGTGAATTTCACACGCAATTGGATAGAATACAAGAAGGGTTTCGGAGATGTGAGCGGAGAGTTCTTTCTGGGTCTAGATAATATCCATGCCATGACTACAGATCAGAGGCAGGAGCTAATGGTAATCGTCGAGGACTTTAAGGGAGATGTCCGCTATGAGTTATATTCAGAGTTTGCAATTGGTAGCGAGTTGGATGCATATAACTTGCATACCCTGGGAGAAGCAACTGGAACTGCTGGAGATTCTCTTAGACAACATCACAATCATAAATTTAGTACTTTCGATCGGGATAATGATGACGACTCAAGGAATTGTGCCCAATTATTTACAGGAGCTTGGTGGCACGTAGGATGTCATCATAG TCAATTGACGggtacatataataatacgAGAGGCGGCATGGGCGTGAATTGGATTCATTTCCGTGGTCATGTCTATTCGTTAAAGCGTGCTCTGATGATGATAAGACCCAAAGAGTAA
- the LOC133848420 gene encoding trichohyalin, with translation MSEYTFKMSQLKFEENCNLFDLAATENLFSKLSCSDKANKQRQQLNEESFLSGIERFVNEDDESSKRLSGLEQVQRRSSIVYESAQLKAAALQNLLKTFNSSWLNQQPKPVASTVQQRPAPQAYGFKEIYERKKQQLLHQCLEQERSQRQFHSRPMPNFRQVHEQHANKLVVHRITHPVSPNVLKKSRQMLLKRDQKVEQFIQQRELDQRLEQQLRPRTKPVPKSRPAPLKPHNRPTIAQSLMKPFRLSTELRAEQRKQFNAQSQLAQENRRRELEAQRKRAEHEEYLKQRQLATFRARPNPFRNH, from the coding sequence ATGAGTGaatacacatttaaaatgtcGCAGCTGAAATTTGAAGAGAATTGCAACTTGTTCGATTTAGCAGCCACCGAAAATCTCTTCTCCAAGTTGAGTTGCAGCGATAAAGCCAAcaaacagcggcagcaactcAACGAAGAATCTTTTTTGAGTGGCATCGAGAGATTCGTCAACGAAGACGACGAGAGTTCAAAAAGATTATCGGGGTTGGAGCAAGTGCAGCGTCGCTCAAGCATCGTCTATGAGAGTGCGCAACTGAAGGCGGCAGCTTTACAGAATCTGCTCAAGACTTTTAACTCCAGTTGGCTCAACCAGCAGCCGAAGCCAGTGGCAAGCACAGTCCAGCAGCGTCCAGCACCTCAGGCCTATGGCTTCAAGGAGATTTACGAACGGAAGAAGCAGCAATTACTGCATCAGTGTTTGGAACAGGAGCGATCTCAACGTCAGTTTCACAGTCGTCCGATGCCCAATTTTCGGCAGGTGCACGAGCAGCATGCAAACAAGCTCGTCGTGCATCGCATCACTCATCCCGTGAGTCCAAATGTGCTCAAAAAGTCGAGGCAAATGCTGCTGAAGCGCGATCAAAAAGTCGAGCAATTCATTCAGCAGCGCGAATTGGATCAAAGACTAGAACAACAGTTACGTCCCAGAACCAAACCCGTGCCCAAGTCAAGGCCAGCTCCACTGAAGCCTCACAATCGTCCGACTATCGCACAGTCGCTTATGAAACCCTTTCGCCTCTCCACAGAGCTGCGCGCTGAGCAGCGCAAACAGTTCAATGCTCAGTCTCAGCTAGCTCAAGAGAATCGTCGTCGAGAACTCGAGGCACAGCGAAAGCGAGCTGAGCACGAGGAATATCTCAAGCAGCGACAATTGGCTACGTTTCGAGCTCGTCCAAATCCATTTCGAAATCACTAA